One Roseomonas gilardii subsp. gilardii genomic region harbors:
- a CDS encoding enoyl-CoA hydratase/isomerase family protein: MLLLADIKRRSKPLLRNGSASLWDIGDGAACLEFHTKMNALDPEVMALIGKAIALGKKGGFRALVIHNEGTHFSAGANLGLALFAANIAAWGEIESLIELGQKTYRALRDAPFPVVGAPSGMALGGGCEILLHCDAVQAHAESYIGLVEVGVGLIPGWGGCANLLRRWQEAPGLPHGPMPPLARAFEMISTAQVAKSAFEAKELRLLRPEDGITMNRDRLLAEARERALAMVAGYQPPQVAPLRLAGPSGRAALDLAVRGAAQTGKATPHDEVVCAHLADTLTGGEGADYTEEVSEDRVLSLERKHFMALLRHPASLARVEHMLETGKPLRN, from the coding sequence GTGCTGCTGCTGGCCGACATCAAGCGCCGCTCGAAGCCGCTGCTGCGCAACGGCTCGGCCAGCCTCTGGGATATCGGCGACGGCGCCGCCTGCCTGGAATTCCACACCAAGATGAATGCGCTGGACCCGGAGGTCATGGCGCTGATCGGCAAGGCCATCGCGCTGGGGAAGAAGGGCGGCTTCCGCGCGCTGGTGATCCACAACGAGGGCACGCATTTCTCCGCCGGCGCCAATCTCGGCCTCGCCCTCTTCGCCGCGAACATCGCCGCCTGGGGCGAGATCGAATCCCTCATCGAACTGGGGCAGAAGACCTATCGCGCGCTGCGCGACGCGCCCTTCCCCGTGGTCGGCGCGCCGTCCGGCATGGCGCTCGGCGGCGGCTGCGAGATCCTGCTCCATTGCGACGCGGTGCAGGCGCATGCGGAAAGCTATATCGGGCTCGTCGAGGTCGGCGTCGGGCTGATCCCCGGCTGGGGCGGCTGCGCCAATCTGCTGCGCCGCTGGCAGGAAGCGCCGGGCCTGCCACATGGGCCGATGCCGCCACTGGCCCGGGCCTTCGAGATGATCTCCACCGCCCAGGTGGCGAAATCCGCCTTCGAGGCGAAGGAGTTGCGCCTGCTGCGGCCGGAGGACGGCATCACCATGAACCGTGACCGCCTGCTGGCCGAGGCCAGGGAAAGGGCGCTGGCCATGGTGGCGGGCTACCAGCCGCCGCAGGTGGCACCGCTGCGCCTGGCCGGGCCATCCGGCCGGGCCGCGCTGGACCTGGCGGTGCGCGGCGCGGCGCAGACCGGCAAGGCGACGCCGCATGACGAGGTGGTCTGCGCGCATCTCGCCGACACGCTCACCGGCGGCGAGGGCGCGGACTACACCGAGGAAGTATCGGAGGACCGCGTGCTGTCCCTCGAACGGAAGCACTTCATGGCCCTGCTGCGCCACCCCGCCAGCCTCGCCCGGGTCGAGCACATGCTCGAAACCGGGAAGCCGCTGCGGAACTGA